The genomic interval TTTTACAAATCATTACAAAAGCTGCTTATTTAATTACTGATAATTACAACATTAATGATACTAATAGATTTGAAATGTATTCATTGATATATACTTTATATTCTAATGAATACAATAAAATGAAGAACCTTCAACGTGAAGGTATACAACAAAGTAAGAGAAATCATGTATATAGAGGTAGAAAAAAAATTAATGTACCTCTTCCGAAACTAGAAGAAGTAATAGAAAGAATGAAATCAAAAGATATTACCGAAAAAGAAGGGAAAGAGATTCTTGGCTTGAAATCTCGTAGTACATTCTACAGAAGGATTCGAGAGTTTAAGAATGAAAATTCACAATAGAGATTACGAAAATGCTTTTATGAAGAATATATCATAATCCATATATTTGAATTGTTTGTTTTATATCGAAAATTATATAATAGCAACACCATAAAGATAACCCTCTGTGTTAGAATAGTTGTCATGGAGCTCTAAAAATAGTATAGTAGACATAGTAAGTTATTTCAAGACAACTAGTTGTCTTGAAATAAAATTTAATAACTTAGTAAGGAGAACAACTTTATGGCAAGATACTCAAAGGATTATAAGTTATCATTAATACAAAGAATGATGCCACCACATAATGAATCAGTCAAAGAATTATCAAGAGAATCAGGAATACCAGAAATAACACTTTTTACTTGGAAAAAGAAAGCGAAAGAAAATGGAATCCCTGTTAACGAACAACCTTTAAAATCAGAAGAATGGAGTACACAAGATAAGTTTCATATTGTCTTAGAAACTGCAACATTAAGTGAAGTAGAATTATCTAAGTATTGTAGAAATAAAGGACTATATGTTAATCAAGTTAAAGAATGGCGAGATGCATGTATGCAGGCTAATGGTGGTGTAGCTAAACAAGCAACAGATCTACAAAAGCAGTTAAGAGAAAAAAATCAAGAACTTAAGAAATTAAATAAAGAACTACAAAGAAAAGAATCAGCACTTGCAGAAGCAGCAGCCCTTCTTGTACTTAGAAAAAAGGCAAGTGCGATTTGGGGGAAGACGAGGAAGATTAATCAGTGCCACAGATCGCAAAAAAGCAATATCACTGATAAGAGAAGCTGTAGATAATGGAGCAAGACAAGAAAAAGCATGTGAAGAAATAGGAATTAGTTTACGAACACTTCAACGATGGAGAAGTGATTCATCACCAAATGAAGATCAAAGACCAATTAGTAAAAAAAAGTACCCAAAAATAGATTAACTAAAAAAGAACGAGAAGAAATTTTAAAAGTCGTAAATCAGCCTGAATATAAAAACTTATCTCCTAATGAAATTGTGCCACTCCTAGCTGATAAAGGAATATATTTAGCATCTGAATCAACAATATATAGAATCTTAAGAGAAGAAAAACAACTAAAACATAGAGGAAATACTAAAAAGCCCCAAAATAGACCTATATCAACACATTATGCCACAGGTCCTAATCAAGTATGGATGTGGGATATTACTTATCTAAAAGGACCAATAAAAGGGATATATTATTATTTATATTTGATCCTAGATTTATTTAGTAGAAAAGTAGTAGGATGGGAAATATGGTCTGAACAATCTGCTCAACACGCTAGTGAACTAGTTAAAAGAGCAGTATTAGCAGAAAATATACTTTTACATAAAAAACCTTTAGTGCTTCATTCTGACAATGGAAGTCCGATGAAAGGAGCCACTCTTTTAGAGACCCTTTATCAACTAGGTATTACTCCATCAAATAGTAGACCTAGAGTAAGTAATGATAATCCTTATGCGGAGTCTATATTTAAAACATTCAAATATTGTCCAGGTTACCCAGATAAGGGCTTTGAGACTATTAAACAAGCAAGAACTTGGTCATTACAGTTTATAAACTGGTATAACTATGAACATCTTCATAGTGGGATAAAATATTTAACTCCACATCAAAGGCATTCCGGTTTATCTAATAAAATATTAAAAAAGCGAATTAAAGTCTATGAACAAGCACAACTTAAACACCCAGAAAGATGGTCGAGAAACATAAGAAATTGGAGTGTGGAAAACATAGTTTGGTTAAACCCAGAAAAATCATCAATTTTGGAAAAAGAAGAAACAAAATCTTCTTAAAAAAATTAAAAATATGCGACAACTACCTTGACATTAAGCGATAAGTAGGGTTTATATGATATATAAAGTCTTATATAGGAGGGTTAGATGAAAAAAAATACGTTCAAAAAATTATTTTCAAATGGTAGGGGAAAGGCTCTTCAGTTTTTGAGAGAAATTAGTCCAAATACTGAAAAGTATGAAGAAATAATTGTAACAATATGTAGTACATTTACTGGATTGAATTTCCAATCAGAAGGATGCAATCCTGATTATTATTTGGAAGCTATTTCTCTATGTAAAAATAAGGACCTGATTGTAGAAAAAGTACAATACAATTTGTTCTCAAATACTAATTATGAAAGCATTCAAAAGACTTTTACAATATTGTTACATTTATCAACAGATTATTCATTCCTAGTAAATGGATTAAAAGAATATTTAATGACCAGATTGATTATTGCTAAATATGATCTAGGTGATTATCCAAGATATAATAGAGATTTGTTTTTAGGTCTCTGTCATAAATGTCTGGATCATGATTATGATCTAGGAAAATTGGCAATGCAACTATTTATGGAATTATGTAAGACAAAAGGTCATGAAGCTAATATTGATGAATTTGAACTCTGTGAGAATGATTATAAATACTTTTGGCCAGTAGTTAAAGAACTAGGTTATTTTCAAATCATTAGTGATGCTCACAACAAAGTTAAAAAAATGAGAGAAGAATACCAAAACTCACTTCAACATGAGAAAAGAAAGAGACCAAAAGAGAAATCATACAAACAAATGATGACTTAGATATAATAGAACAATTAATACAAGGTAAACGTCCTAAAGGTAAATATCAATTTGAAATATGGATGTGGACTTATATTGAACATATCGAACTAGGAAATACTGTTGATGAAAATATTGCTATATATTTCTATGAAAATAGTAAAAGTGGATACTATAGGTATAGAGCACTACTTATGCTTGACTCAATCAATGCAATCACTGCTGAAATATTAGATGAAATACCGCATGATGAATATTGGCGAATAGTAGAATTTGCAGCTTCAAAGAAATAGAATAAAAGATATCATTTGTGATTAGTAAAAAAAGTGTGATTTAAATATCGTAAGGACAACTATAGCTAGTCCATAAAGAACAACTATATTAAGTATACCAAGGTACTATAAGATGATAGTGCCTTTTTTAACTTCTGTGGTAAAATATTAAAGAAGGTTGAGTTAATTTTTATTCTTTTTCTAAACCTTAGTATTTAACATAGGGAGTGATGTGAATGAGAGAGTTATTATGTGAAAAAAGATTTGATATAATTAGTAATAAGGACAAAGAATTTATAATTAAGTTTAATAAAGAAATGAATAAACTAGGATATGGACACAAAAATGTAATTGGACCTGGATATTGTTGGGGTAAATACATGATCATTTATTCCAAATTAGGAATTAAAAGCAAAAAAATTGTGAGTAGAATATACATCCGTAAAGAAAGTATTGTACTTAGGTTATATTTGAATAAAATAAATAGACATAAAGAGTATATAGAGAATTCAGAAGATTTTATTCAAAAGGCATTCATTAGTGAATATGGTGATTGTGGAAAATGTCACAATAATCATGATGGAGAGTGTAAATTTAGAAAGTCTTATTCATTACATGATACATTATATAACAAGTGTAATGGTACTACATTTGAATTTGGTAATCCAACTACTGAGAAGTTAAGTGGATATATTGGCTTGCTACGAGAGTTTTATCCAGGAACTAGTAAATAAACACTTTAAAGAAATTTAACATTACAGTTTAGTAAAGACAAGTATGGTGTTATTTAGTAACACTCTTTTTAATACAACAATATAGTTACATTTTTAAAAACTAACCTATGTTATACTTTAATTGTTGATCAACAAGGAAGTGATAAGATGATTAAATTGTATAAAGTTATAGATTATATTGAATCTAATTTGTTTTTAGATATTAGTTTAAATGAAATTGCGAAGGAACTTAACTACTCAAAATATTATTTAAGTAGAGAATTTAACACCAAAATAGGGATGTCAATTCCAGATTACATCATTACCCGAAGGTTTACGGAAGCTATTTTGCATATTAAATCTACAGATGATTCTATCAGTGACACAGCTTTTAAATGTGGCTTTAATTCATCATCATACTTTATAAAAAAATTTAAAAGCAAATTTGGTATTACACCTAAGGTGTATTTAAAGAAAAATGTATATTTGAACTTGTTAAGAAGAGTTCAAGGTAGTGTCAAATAAATTATGAAAACTCATGATAACTCTATGACCCAAAATAAAAAAAACTGGAATTGTAGTATGTTAGATTACAATACTCAGTTTTATCTTACTATATCATTATATGCAAATAAAAAAGGCATATTTAAATACGCTTATATAGAGATACTCCTTAGTTAAAAATTAGTTTATATAAGAGTAACTCATATCTATTAGAGAAAGCCATTTGCTTGGCATATGAGGTAAATCCTCAAACTCTTCTAATTTAACAGGTGGGTTATAACCTAACGATTTATGTGGTCTTAGAAAGTTAAAAAACGTTGTAAACAAGACCATATAAGCATTAGCGCTCTTGATATTACCAAATCCGTTCATTTGGATATAATCGTCTTTGAAAGTTCTATTTAAACGCTCAGTTACTTGTTTAAATGGACGGTAATCCTTGTCTGTTTTCGTGTTATTAGTGAGTCCTATAACTTGAAATAAATCGAAATTTATGTTCATGCTTTTAAAGTATGACCATGCAACGTTGTAAATAGGATTACCATCCACAACTACTTTCAAATTCTTAGGTAGTTCAGTGTATTTTTTGAATGTTTGATATAGTGAAACGACTGCTGAAAAAGTATCACGTTTACTAAAAACTTGATAAGAAGTAATAATCTTTTTAATTTTATCTGAGAAGAAGAAGATATAATGCTTCTTCCCCTTAACCCTAACATATGTTTCATCCCCACAAAGGTCAGATGATAAATCATATGGGTAATTTTCAAGTAAGGGACGAATCATTGTAGAAACACTATTTGCATAATTCATCACGGTTTGATGGGAAATCTTAACTTGGTGAATATCATACATGATAGCTGCAGTTTTCCTACTCGACAAACCGTAGTTAACGTAATACGTTAAGATTAAGCCTAGAGTATGCTTAGAATGTCTGATATTGGCTAAATCAACCTTCATATTTAAATTAGACATAGAGTCACGTTCTAGGGAATCAAAGTTAATATCGAAAGCACGATAGATATAATGAAGTTTAAATTTACCTGGTTTCTTTTTGAATTGTTTTAATTGATCTGGTGTTAATTTCTTTAATTTATCTAAATAAAAGGAACATTTCTTATGTCTACATTTATAAATAATATAACTATTACGGTCTTTAATTCTTTCAAGGTTCTTTGAACAATGAGGACATTTTAAAATAATCTTTTCAAGAAAATCATTATTCAAGGTAAATGTATGACTACATACCTTACAAAGTAACTGTTTTGATTTAATATTATTTTCATAGATGTAATCATGAGGAGCACCACAAATAGGGCAATTTCCTTTGAAATCAAGTTTTGATGGCCTTCGTCTAGTAACTGGTTTGAGATGCTTATTGTACTTTAAAAAATACACATTAAGCAATTCTTGATAATCTAGCTTTTCAACCTTCTGAATAATAGGTTCACCATCAACAGTGAACTTCCTAAAAGGTTCATAATAAGTGCCAGATGACTTAGAACTAGGTGTAGAAATAATGTGTGAATCTAGAAAAAGAATAAATTTATAAAGTAGTTTGTTTAAATACTTTAAAAATACTGAAAGAACTGATATAATTTTAACCATGATAGATACTCCTTATAGTTTTTTTGTGGTGATTAAATTATATCAGGTGTATCTATCTTTTTGTATATAAAGGGTTAAAAAAATATAACGAGAAACCTCCCAAACACAGGGGGGGAACTCATTATATAATAAAAAATAATATATATATAAGGTTTTGTATAGGGTTTAAGAAAAACTTTTACACTACCGAGTTCAAGTTAGGGAGGGTAAAATGAAATTTGATAGTATTGAATCTTTGGTAGAATATATAACTAATAACATTGTAGACCTTGAAGATTTTAGTAGGTTTTCTGCAACTATTGATAATTGTGTTTTCCTAGATAATGATAATGAATTCATTGAGATGGTCTACTTACTTCAAAGATCACATAACAGTATTTTATATTACATTAAAATTAACTTGTTAATTAGTACATTCGAAAAGAGAATAATTGCTGATGATCAATTCCAAGGCGTTGTAAAACTAGAATCGATTTTTAAAGAAAACAGTGATGTTTATGTTCAAACTTTTCATAATAAGAACAATATTACATTAACTGCTAAGCTAGTACATATAGGTGAAAGAAGATATACTGTAGGTGTATGTAGATTAAACGATGACATCATTAGTTCAATGAAAGAATACATTCCATATGGACAACAGATAAATAAAGAAGTTATAAATGAAATTATGAAATTATCAAACAACATCGAAATTGAACAATACATTTCAAGTGATTCGACAGTAGATATAATTAGACATTATAACGACTTGTTTTTGTTTGCCAAACTAGAAAACGGAAATAAAACTTTAACTTTGTATTCAGTATTAGTTGATATGAAAAAGAAAAATTATGTATATGATTGTGAGTTTGTTTTTAATAATTTTGGAATGCAACCAACACTGAAATGGGAAGAAAATAAACTTTGTATATTTTTAGATGATAAATATTTCGCTGAAGTGAGTTTAGTTAAAGGAAATGAATATAACGCACCATTTGCTTTAGAATTTGAAAACGGATTGAGAGGACTTACTTCGCAAATCAAAGATATTTGTAATTAAAAAATACCAGCTCAATAGCTGGTATTAAAGCACATAGTAAATTAGTAAAGATATCAATATCCCAAGGTGCTGTCAGATGATGGTGCCTTTTTTGTTATATGTGTGGTAAAATATATTAATAAGGAGATGAGTTATATGAAGAAGGAAAGTATTATATTGTTAGTATTAAGTATAGTAATTTATCCTATTGAGTTATCTTTTTGGTGGGTTCCAACAAAAACTATTAATGAGATGGGATTGAATGGACTGTATATTTTAACTATATTTGGACCATGGTTTTTATCAATAATATTAATAATTTTAAGTTTGAGTTATTTAAAAAAATCAAATGGTAATAAATTGTTTAAAGTCAGTTTATGTTTGAGTAGCATATTTTTCTTTTTACCTATAGCATTCTTTATATATGTTATAAGCTCTGGTATTACTGCATAAGTAAACCTTAGTATAGACTAAAAGTATAATGGTGAGGGGATAAACATGAATATTAATATTAGAAAGGCAAATAAGGATGAATATGAAGTACTAGGGGAAGTTCATTATGAATCTTGGTATGACACTTATAAAGATAAAATGTGTGATGATTTTTTAAGTTACAATAATATAAGTAAATTAGTAAATGATTTTATACCTAAAATTTCTAATACAATAGTAGTTGAAGTAGACAAAAAAATAGTTGGATTTTTGTATTATAGAAAGATAGATAAGGTGGGACTAGAAGTTCATGAATTATATATATTAAAAGAATTTCAAGGTCAGGGCTTAGGTAAAAAGTTAATCAATTATTTACTTGAATTAAACAAAAATATTAGTGACGTGATTTTATGGGTATTAGAAAAAAACGAACCAGCAATTTATTTTTATAAGAAATATGGATTTCATGATAATTATAAGAGAGAATATATTGAAGT from Mycoplasmatota bacterium carries:
- a CDS encoding transposase, with protein sequence MARYSKDYKLSLIQRMMPPHNESVKELSRESGIPEITLFTWKKKAKENGIPVNEQPLKSEEWSTQDKFHIVLETATLSEVELSKYCRNKGLYVNQVKEWRDACMQANGGVAKQATDLQKQLREKNQELKKLNKELQRKESALAEAAALLVLRKKASAIWGKTRKINQCHRSQKSNITDKRSCR
- a CDS encoding helix-turn-helix domain-containing protein; its protein translation is MRFGGRRGRLISATDRKKAISLIREAVDNGARQEKACEEIGISLRTLQRWRSDSSPNEDQRPISKKKYPKID
- a CDS encoding IS3 family transposase, which translates into the protein MLKVVNQPEYKNLSPNEIVPLLADKGIYLASESTIYRILREEKQLKHRGNTKKPQNRPISTHYATGPNQVWMWDITYLKGPIKGIYYYLYLILDLFSRKVVGWEIWSEQSAQHASELVKRAVLAENILLHKKPLVLHSDNGSPMKGATLLETLYQLGITPSNSRPRVSNDNPYAESIFKTFKYCPGYPDKGFETIKQARTWSLQFINWYNYEHLHSGIKYLTPHQRHSGLSNKILKKRIKVYEQAQLKHPERWSRNIRNWSVENIVWLNPEKSSILEKEETKSS
- a CDS encoding helix-turn-helix transcriptional regulator; the encoded protein is MIKLYKVIDYIESNLFLDISLNEIAKELNYSKYYLSREFNTKIGMSIPDYIITRRFTEAILHIKSTDDSISDTAFKCGFNSSSYFIKKFKSKFGITPKVYLKKNVYLNLLRRVQGSVK
- a CDS encoding DDE-type integrase/transposase/recombinase — translated: MVKIISVLSVFLKYLNKLLYKFILFLDSHIISTPSSKSSGTYYEPFRKFTVDGEPIIQKVEKLDYQELLNVYFLKYNKHLKPVTRRRPSKLDFKGNCPICGAPHDYIYENNIKSKQLLCKVCSHTFTLNNDFLEKIILKCPHCSKNLERIKDRNSYIIYKCRHKKCSFYLDKLKKLTPDQLKQFKKKPGKFKLHYIYRAFDINFDSLERDSMSNLNMKVDLANIRHSKHTLGLILTYYVNYGLSSRKTAAIMYDIHQVKISHQTVMNYANSVSTMIRPLLENYPYDLSSDLCGDETYVRVKGKKHYIFFFSDKIKKIITSYQVFSKRDTFSAVVSLYQTFKKYTELPKNLKVVVDGNPIYNVAWSYFKSMNINFDLFQVIGLTNNTKTDKDYRPFKQVTERLNRTFKDDYIQMNGFGNIKSANAYMVLFTTFFNFLRPHKSLGYNPPVKLEEFEDLPHMPSKWLSLIDMSYSYIN
- a CDS encoding GNAT family N-acetyltransferase gives rise to the protein MNINIRKANKDEYEVLGEVHYESWYDTYKDKMCDDFLSYNNISKLVNDFIPKISNTIVVEVDKKIVGFLYYRKIDKVGLEVHELYILKEFQGQGLGKKLINYLLELNKNISDVILWVLEKNEPAIYFYKKYGFHDNYKREYIEVSSGVKYTVLCYEMNNPFQ